One segment of Anopheles stephensi strain Indian chromosome 3, UCI_ANSTEP_V1.0, whole genome shotgun sequence DNA contains the following:
- the LOC118510465 gene encoding PI-PLC X domain-containing protein 1, translated as MSCTVRINNNRSHVVRVTAALLLGLLVLLQAATARGLAQQASGDRVYRPEMDDLYITVNARTRTLELAWRNFDDLSNYILLAEQYPVEAFEPRYYYYTGDTSAGSTSTPSTDVTVGDSGSVSMMMLGDDAASIALSSPEVTTDAGSTTENSVSTTNAYEYTEMELGWVYDFRDESGYRKKEVLFSLQPIYTNGWTKTGIKFNYDLMNGVNTNTSCYGYYAYFVRPNGTVLSAHCMKLHPRWMQELQPHLSAFRMRELFIPGTHDSASYKAGFDPQHQETIITKYALTQDDDVYAQLLQGIRYIDLRVGYYKNSPSPFWANHGISRLHPLSDILEQIKRYARETREIIVVDVQEFPVGFGKEYNIHTKLINFLQSSLGEVMANPSIGWDGTLGDIWAGGKTVVLAYDHEFAFRSFSHVVWRSVQQRWGNVQKVNDLKDYLFKVHHPRGFREYSYRPVADMAELTPDPWGVITDRYGGLRKMADSVNRFVTKWYFEDLGPTANVVAVDFVRGTSIVEAAIYWNLKRVPNGSIKLPY; from the exons atgtcgTGCACGGTGCgtatcaacaacaacagaagcCATGTGGTCAGGGTTACCGCGGCGCTGTTGTTGGGATTGCTAGTGTTGCTACAAGCGGCCACTGCGCGAGGGCTCGCCCAGCAAGCATCAG GTGATCGTGTGTACAGGCCGGAAATGGATGATCTGTACATTACGGTGAACGCGCGAACGCGCACCCTCGAGCTGGCGTGGCGCAATTTCGACGATCTATCCAATTACATACTGCTGGCCGAACAGTACCCGGTGGAAGCGTTCGAGCcgcgctactactactacacggGCGACACGAGTGCCGGGTCGACCAGCACCCCGTCGACAGACGTCACTGTGGGCGATTCGGGCAGCGtctcgatgatgatgttgggtGATGACGCAGCGAGCATCGCCCTCAGCTCACCGGAAGTGACCACCGATGCGGGGTCCACCACCGAAAATAGCGTGTCCACAACAAACGCCTACGAATACACGGAGATGGAGCTCGGTTGGGTGTATGACTTCCGGGACGAATCTGGCTACCGAAAGAAggaagtgctattttcacttCAACCGATCTACACCAACGGGTGGACGAAGACCG GTATCAAATTTAATTACGATCTCATGAACGGCGTCAACACAAACACCAGCTGCTACGGTTACTACGCGTACTTCGTCCGTCCGAACGGGACCGTCCTGTCGGCCCACTGCATGAAGCTGCACCCGCGCTGGATGCAGGAGCTACAACCACATCTGAGTGCATTCCGCATGCGAGAGCTGTTCATCCCCGGTACGCATGATTCCGCCTCCTACAAGGCCGGTTTCGATCCTCAGCATCAGGAAACGATCATCACCAAGTACGCGCTAACGCAGGATGACGATGTGTACGCCCAGCTGCTGCAGGGCATCCGGTACATCGATCTACGGGTCGGATACTACAAAAACAGCCCATCACCGTTCTGGGCCAACCATGGGATATCGCGGCTCCATCCGCTAAGCGACATACTCGAGCAGATCAAGCGATACGCGCGGGAAACGCGAGAGATCATCGTGGTCGATGTGCAAGAGTTCCCGGTCGGATTTGGCAAAGAGTACAACATCCACACGAAGCTGATAAACTTTTTGCAGAGTTCTTTGGGTGAGGTGATGGCCAATCCGAGCATCGGGTGGGATGGAACGCTGGGCGACATATGGGCCGGTGGGAAAACGGTCGTGCTAGCGTACGATCATGAGTTTGCCTTCCGGTCGTTCTCGCACGTGGTGTGGCGCTCAGTCCAACAGCGCTGGGGCAACGTGCAGAAGGTGAACGATCTGAAGGACTACCTGTTCAAGGTGCACCATCCCCGTGGATT CCGGGAATACTCATACCGCCCAGTGGCCGATATGGCCGAACTAACGCCCGATCCCTGGGGTGTCATTACGGACCGGTACGGTGGTCTGCGCAAGATGGCCGACTCGGTCAACCGGTTCGTGACCAAGTGGTACTTTGAAGATCTCGGCCCAACGGCAAACGTGGTCGCAGTGGACTTTGTGCGCGGTACCAGCATCGTCGAGGCGGCCATCTACTGGAATCTAAAGCGCGTTCCAAACGGTTCAATAAAACTCCCTTACTAG